ACGGAAACTCGTAGCTATCCCAGTAATGCGCTGCACCCTCGCCGTCGACGCCGAGAAATAGCGGTCGGCCTTGGGTCAGTAGTTCGCGGATGGGAGGTCAGTACAGGGCACCTATTTACCGATAGATTTCTGATACAGTACCAACTCAAATGTCACACCCTCAAAACTGAGGGACATTTCTTGCTCCAGTTGGAAGCCGAGGCTCTCGTAGAACCCACGTGCGACATTGTTCTCGGCACCGGTATCAAGGATCAACCGTTCGTATCCGTCGTGTCGCGCACGCTGTTCAAGCTCGTGGTAGAGAGCACTCCCAACCTCCTGTCCGTGATATTCGGGGTCAACACGCATCCGTGTTAGTTCAGCAGTTTGGGAATCAACGTGAATGAACTCCTCTTTCCACTCGCTTGGTGTTGCGTAAGCACCCATACCGACGATGGTGCCTTCTACAACACCGACAAGAAACTCACCGTCATTGTCAAGGTAGTTGGTTTGGACATCTCGGAGATCTTTATCTGGAATCTCTGGCTCGTACTCTGGTGTTGTGGCCATCGCAACGTCGTTCAACTCGCGGATACGCTCGCCATCACCGGATTGAAACCGACGAACATCGGTGGAGTCGTGTTTCTCAGACATAGATAATATCTAGAATCAAATCGGATTAAAATGACTGATAGAGTCACGGACCGTCTTTCATCTTCCTGTTGGAATCATTCAGTATGCACACGTACTGACCTGCCGTTTCTGCGCCCTGCCGGTGAAAAGATTCATACCACCGTTCAAATCCGGCGCATCGTCGTCACGACCTCCCTGCCAGTCACACGCCACTGACACCCGTTCCAGACAGCCTCGATGCGCTCGAAGCTACCGTCCGACTGCGGCTCAAACTCGATCTTCCGCTTCGGTCCTCGCACGGGCTCGTACACGAAGCCCTTCACGTCGGCGACGGTCTCACTCATGCTTCCACCGCCCGAACAAGATCACCGACCAGCGACCCGCCGACGTGCGGGCCGATGTCCCAGCCACGCTCTGAGCGCGTGTATTCACACCACTCAGAAAGCGTCTCGAAGGGTGTATCGACCAGCTCGACTTTCTCAGCGTCGCCATCAGCTGCGACAACTGCCACGGCGAACTCGTAGTTGTCCCAGTAGTGGGCTGCACCCTCGCCGTCGACGCCCAAGAAGAGCGGTCGGCCCTGGGTGAGTAGTTCGCGGGCGGGTCGGTCAGTACAGGCAGTTATTCCTCACCATGTGAATCCATGTATCGGAGAACAAGCCAAATAGGGATTATATTTGCAAGTATGAGGAATAAGATGCCAGCCACCCAATTCACATTTGAGATATACTCATATACACCACCCATAGCGCCTCTTGTGGCTATTAGGAGAAGTACAAGAAGTGCGAAGATCAAAATAAAGCTAAGTCCCTTTCTTGAGTGCAGATTACCTGTCTCCATATTATAGAAATTTGACCTATTGTCGAATAGTTCTTTGCCTATTTAGTGCGCACGCGTACTGACCAGTCGGTTCTGACTCTTCGCGGTGAAAACAAGCTGACCCAAGATTCAAATCCGGCGCATCGTCGTCACGACTTCCCGCCCAGTCACACGCCACTGACACCCGTTCCAGACGGCCTCGATGCGTTCGAAACTACCATCGCTCCGTGGTTCGAACTCAATCCTCCGCTTGGGACCACGGACAGGTTCATACACGAAGCCCTTCGCCTCGGCGACCGACACCTCGCTCATGCTTCCACCGTCCGCACGAGATCGTCGACGAGCGACCCACCGACGTGCGGCCCAACGTCCCACCCCCGCTCTGAGCGCGTGTATCCGAACCACTCCGAAAGCGTCTCAAAGGGCGTCGCCGCCAGCTCGACCGTCTCGGCGTCGCCATCAGCCGCCACAACAGCGACGGCGAACTCGTAGCTGTCCCAGTAATGCGCTGCACCCTCGCCGTCGACGCCCAAGAAGAGTGGCCGGCCTTGGGTGAGTCGTTCGCGACTGGACGGTCAGTACAGATCACCCACTGATCAGGACCAGTAACCCGGCGACTGCGCAAAGTACGCCTAATCCCCGGAAGAACGTCTTTGTACTGGCGGACGCAGAACCCTCGTTGACAGCCCCAAAGAACCAAAACTGAAGAGTCACTTCGGGCCAAATCGCTCCAGTGAGACCGGCCACGAATAAGAGGACCCCTGCAATGGCCTGCATATCGTGGACTGCTACCCATCAGATAGTATTTTTTGTGGTCATCAATCCGCACGCGTACTGACCAGTCGGTTCTAACTCTTCGCGGTGAAAACAAGCTGCTCCAAAATTCAAATCCGCCGCATCGTCGTCACGACCTCCCGTCCAGTGACCCGCCACTGACAGCCGGTCCAGACGGCCTCGATGCGCTCGAACTCACCATCGCTCACCCACGCTCCGAGCGCGTGTATTCGCACCACTCAGCAAGCGTCTCAAACGGCGTATCAACCAACTCAACTTTCTCGCCGTCGCCATTGGCTGCGACAACAGCGACGGCGAACTCGTAGCTATCCCAGTAATGCGATACGCCGTCGCCGTCGACGCCAAGGAAGAGCGGCCGGCCTTGGGCGAGTAGTTCGCGACTGGGCGGTCAGTACAAGGTATTCATCCAGAACTAGCGGAATAGGTAACGATGCTCAGCTTGGTGTCTGCCTATGTTCTTCATCGTCTCCAAGTAGCCAATAAAGTGCCAAACCCAGTACTGCTTCAAGTGGGCCGAGGAACACTGCCACGAGTAAAAAGAGGAAGTACACGATCATACCGAATATGCTCTCGGTGGAAGGGCTAGTGTCCATATCTACAAGTCCAGTTGTTGGATTATAGAATCTTCGGGGCAATAGATTCGCACACCCACTGACCGGCTGTTTCAGCAGCCAAGTGAGTAAAGAAACCGTATGCACAGCAACTGATAGAGTCTCAAGTGGATCGCAAACGTGGGTCTGCCGGCCGGGCTGAAACAAATGGAAGCGCGGTGTGTCGTGACAGCGCGCGACGCCACTGACAGACTCCCGCTGGTCGTCTGTCGTGTCCTCGTTCGCTGGCGCTCACTCGGACGACGGGGCGCTGCGCTCGGCGCTGTCGCGCGCCTCACGCCGGTCCAATCGTGCCTGCAGTGGCGGGCGCGATCCCCACTGGAGATCGGACAGTTCCTCGGCTGAGTGGCACACTAAATTACGAGTATAATGTCGAATGAAAGGAATATCTATCAGAAGTGTTGCGATTCGAATACAAAGCTCCGGATACAGTGGTGTGTCCTCCAGTTGTTGATCGACGAGCTGAGTTC
The Haloarcula sp. CBA1129 genome window above contains:
- a CDS encoding GNAT family N-acetyltransferase, coding for MSEKHDSTDVRRFQSGDGERIRELNDVAMATTPEYEPEIPDKDLRDVQTNYLDNDGEFLVGVVEGTIVGMGAYATPSEWKEEFIHVDSQTAELTRMRVDPEYHGQEVGSALYHELEQRARHDGYERLILDTGAENNVARGFYESLGFQLEQEMSLSFEGVTFELVLYQKSIGK